A region of Deinococcus rubellus DNA encodes the following proteins:
- a CDS encoding zinc-dependent alcohol dehydrogenase family protein: MTQETHSLSGKMKGVVLPGNRGLEWREYDIPVPTGQQVLIKMKASSLCGSDLRAIYRPSDQGHGPEAYRGVIAGHEPCGIIEAAGPDVPVFKVGDRVVVYHIGGCGVCLECRRGYMISCSDPVRRRAYGWQRDGGHAPYMLADAANLVKLPNALSYVDGAIVACGFGTAYSACLRAAVSGCDRVLVTGLGPVGLGTALLARAMGAQVVGVESVPERRELAHSLGFTDLVSPSETALDELLDLSGGHGFEVAIDCSGAEAARHLCLEAAREWGRVVFVGEGGTASFAPSPLLIHKQLTLHGSWVCSLGEMMRLVELLERWQLHPETTVTHHFSLAQAQDAYELFDTGKTGKVVITWDEKVQGGPAIQPDA; the protein is encoded by the coding sequence ATGACCCAAGAAACCCATTCCCTCAGCGGCAAGATGAAGGGCGTCGTGCTGCCTGGCAACCGGGGCCTGGAGTGGCGCGAGTACGACATTCCCGTGCCGACGGGCCAGCAGGTACTGATCAAGATGAAGGCGTCGAGCCTGTGCGGCAGCGATCTGCGGGCCATCTACCGCCCCAGCGACCAGGGACACGGCCCCGAGGCGTACCGGGGCGTCATCGCCGGACACGAGCCGTGCGGGATCATCGAGGCGGCTGGGCCAGATGTGCCGGTGTTCAAGGTCGGTGACCGGGTGGTGGTCTACCACATCGGCGGCTGCGGGGTGTGCCTCGAGTGCCGCCGGGGCTACATGATCTCGTGCAGCGACCCGGTTCGGCGGCGGGCCTACGGCTGGCAGCGCGACGGTGGGCACGCGCCTTACATGCTTGCAGACGCCGCCAATCTGGTGAAGCTGCCCAACGCACTGAGCTACGTGGACGGCGCAATCGTGGCCTGCGGCTTTGGCACTGCGTATTCGGCCTGCCTGCGCGCTGCCGTGTCGGGCTGCGACCGGGTGCTGGTGACGGGCCTGGGACCGGTGGGCCTGGGCACCGCCCTGCTGGCCCGCGCGATGGGCGCACAGGTGGTGGGCGTCGAGAGTGTTCCAGAGCGGCGCGAACTGGCCCACTCGCTGGGCTTCACCGACCTCGTCTCACCCTCGGAGACGGCACTGGACGAACTGCTGGACCTCAGCGGCGGTCACGGCTTCGAGGTGGCGATTGACTGCTCCGGGGCCGAGGCCGCCCGCCACCTGTGCCTGGAAGCTGCCCGCGAGTGGGGCCGGGTGGTCTTCGTGGGCGAGGGCGGCACCGCTTCGTTCGCGCCCAGCCCGCTGCTGATTCACAAGCAACTGACCCTGCACGGCTCGTGGGTGTGCAGCCTCGGCGAGATGATGCGCTTGGTGGAACTGCTGGAGCGCTGGCAACTCCATCCCGAAACCACCGTAACGCACCACTTCAGTCTGGCCCAGGCCCAGGACGCTTATGAACTCTTCGACACCGGCAAAACCGGCAAGGTGGTCATTACCTGGGACGAGAAGGTGCAAGGCGGCCCGGCCATTCAACCTGACGCCTGA
- a CDS encoding NUDIX hydrolase, translating into MSHLSRTLPIKRAAHVYLVNDNHLLLVAERMDDGSIFYGLPGGKAHPGESLSTAAVRQVRYETGLSVTDLQFVSLLEGEMLTGTRNECYANFGRFTANFTGDLSPTDPEVVGTQWVPFGQVLSLVKFGPPPEVEERNPLIWIPTRDFLNGEARTYYPI; encoded by the coding sequence ATGAGTCATCTGTCACGCACGCTGCCGATCAAGCGTGCGGCCCACGTCTACCTGGTCAACGACAACCACCTTTTACTGGTCGCCGAACGCATGGATGACGGCAGCATCTTTTACGGTCTGCCCGGTGGCAAGGCGCACCCCGGCGAGAGCCTGTCCACCGCCGCTGTGCGCCAGGTGCGCTATGAGACGGGCCTGAGCGTGACCGACTTGCAGTTCGTCAGTTTGCTGGAAGGCGAGATGCTGACCGGCACCCGCAACGAGTGTTACGCCAACTTCGGGCGCTTCACGGCCAACTTTACCGGCGACCTGTCGCCTACCGACCCGGAAGTGGTGGGCACCCAGTGGGTGCCGTTTGGGCAGGTGCTGAGTCTGGTGAAATTCGGCCCGCCGCCGGAAGTCGAGGAGCGCAACCCGCTGATCTGGATTCCCACCCGCGATTTCCTGAACGGTGAGGCCCGGACGTACTACCCGATCTGA
- the cysK gene encoding cysteine synthase A: MVDALIGHTPVVKLQSIPEPGLSDVFVKLEGQNPGGSIKDRTALGLIEDAEARGWLKPGGLIVEPTSGNTGIGLAQVAAARGYRLILCMPASMSEERKRTLAAYGAELVLTDPKRRMLAAIEEAEKIAAERGGWMPNQFENPANPAVHEATTGPELWQQMEGRIDAFVYGSGTGGTITGVGRYLRKMNPDVKIYAVEPARSNVLSGGERGEHGFQGMGPGFIPGNLDRSLIDEVIQVWEEDAYPLARRLAREEGLFVGMSSGGIVWAALELARRLGPGKRIATIACDSGARYLTTPLFDGSRDTPGHYLPYSREKTEKPA; the protein is encoded by the coding sequence ATGGTGGACGCACTGATAGGACACACGCCCGTCGTCAAATTGCAAAGTATTCCCGAACCTGGTTTGAGTGACGTATTCGTGAAACTCGAAGGCCAGAACCCCGGCGGCAGTATCAAGGACCGCACCGCGCTGGGCCTGATTGAAGACGCCGAGGCACGCGGCTGGCTCAAACCTGGCGGATTGATCGTGGAGCCGACCAGCGGCAACACCGGTATCGGGCTGGCGCAGGTGGCGGCGGCACGCGGTTACCGCCTCATTTTGTGCATGCCCGCCTCGATGAGCGAGGAGCGCAAACGTACCCTGGCCGCCTACGGAGCCGAACTGGTCCTGACCGACCCCAAACGGCGGATGCTGGCTGCCATCGAAGAAGCCGAGAAGATCGCCGCAGAGCGCGGCGGCTGGATGCCCAACCAGTTCGAGAACCCCGCCAACCCTGCCGTCCACGAGGCCACCACCGGCCCGGAACTGTGGCAGCAGATGGAAGGCCGCATCGACGCCTTCGTCTACGGCTCCGGTACCGGCGGCACCATCACCGGCGTCGGCAGGTACCTGCGGAAAATGAACCCCGATGTCAAAATCTACGCCGTCGAACCGGCCCGCAGCAACGTCTTGTCGGGCGGCGAGCGCGGCGAGCATGGCTTTCAGGGCATGGGACCGGGGTTTATTCCGGGCAACCTCGACCGCTCGCTGATCGACGAGGTGATTCAGGTCTGGGAGGAGGACGCCTACCCGCTGGCCCGCCGCCTGGCACGCGAGGAAGGGCTGTTCGTAGGGATGTCCAGCGGCGGCATCGTCTGGGCAGCGCTGGAACTCGCCCGCCGCCTGGGGCCGGGGAAACGGATCGCCACAATTGCCTGCGACTCCGGGGCACGTTACCTGACCACGCCTTTGTTCGACGGCAGCCGCGACACGCCGGGCCACTACCTGCCGTACTCGCGCGAAAAAACGGAGAAGCCTGCCTGA
- a CDS encoding DUF4388 domain-containing protein codes for MTLLGKLEQFAFIDLFKFIRHQSGVLLLHGAYQDRTLELYLEAGMLRALYADGFQIQERLRVREVIYHLVTQPISAFEFDNRKVQPSETLWLDMDLGELLDKVVQSAQIPEDQLPAGHEKFVAEPLTRRVPDTLSACWQQLQPLLRAGASATDVAQHLPYSEREVRLMLRDLRAVGLVVPQRHLVLRHQFAARLQAGPADQSATASAPSGTRSSTSLRATIKRLTESFH; via the coding sequence ATGACCCTGCTCGGCAAACTTGAACAATTCGCGTTCATCGATCTCTTCAAGTTCATCCGCCACCAGAGCGGCGTCTTGCTCCTGCACGGGGCCTACCAGGACCGCACGCTGGAACTCTACCTGGAAGCGGGTATGCTACGCGCCCTCTACGCCGACGGCTTTCAGATTCAGGAGCGGTTGCGGGTGCGCGAGGTCATCTACCACCTGGTCACGCAGCCGATCAGCGCTTTCGAGTTCGACAACCGCAAGGTGCAGCCGTCCGAGACGCTGTGGCTGGACATGGACCTGGGAGAACTGCTGGACAAGGTGGTCCAGAGCGCCCAGATTCCCGAAGACCAGCTCCCGGCAGGCCATGAGAAATTCGTCGCCGAGCCGCTGACGCGCCGGGTGCCGGACACGCTGAGCGCTTGCTGGCAACAGCTTCAGCCGCTGCTGCGCGCCGGGGCGAGCGCCACAGACGTGGCCCAGCATCTGCCCTACAGCGAGCGCGAGGTGCGGCTGATGCTGCGCGATCTGCGCGCCGTCGGGCTGGTCGTACCCCAGCGCCACCTGGTACTCCGGCACCAGTTCGCCGCACGCCTCCAGGCCGGACCGGCAGATCAATCGGCGACAGCCTCAGCGCCGTCCGGCACGCGCTCCAGCACCAGCCTGCGGGCCACCATCAAGCGGCTGACTGAGTCTTTTCACTAG
- a CDS encoding IS5 family transposase (programmed frameshift): MGRTDLTPEQWAKLEPEWPGNSRHGHAYKPHLPVINGILWRLKTGAPWRDIPERYGPWETCWDRFTRWSRDGTWKRVLVALQVKEDAQGKIDWDGASLDSTSCKAHRAAVGARKQPAKLEKKGALNDEWLGISRGGRNSKIHVLTEGKRRPLAVLVSEGQASDPTYLLPLLDEVCIRRPGPGRPRKRPPMVRVDRAYGARKYRQQLRSRKIVCVCPERKDAKKARLKKGSRGGRPLKFDAEADKGRQVVECNINRLKDFRALATRYEKRGHQFLAVVHVACIVLWL, from the exons ATGGGCAGAACAGATCTCACGCCGGAACAATGGGCAAAACTGGAGCCTGAATGGCCAGGTAACTCCCGGCACGGACATGCCTACAAGCCGCATCTGCCGGTCATCAATGGCATTCTCTGGCGGCTGAAGACGGGAGCACCGTGGCGGGACATCCCAGAACGGTATGGCCCCTGGGAAACGTGTTGGGATCGCTTCACCCGCTGGTCACGCGATGGCACCTGGAAACGCGTCCTCGTGGCCCTCCAGGTCAAGGAAGATGCTCAGGGAAAGATTGATTGGGACGGCGCGTCCCTGGATAGCACCAGTTGTAAAGCCCACCGCGCTGCGGTGGGCGCACGAAAACAGCCAGCTAAGCTGGA GAAAAAAGGGGCACTCAACGATGAGTGGCTCGGCATCAGCCGTGGAGGACGAAACAGCAAGATCCACGTGCTGACCGAGGGAAAACGCCGCCCGTTGGCCGTGCTGGTGTCGGAGGGTCAGGCCAGCGACCCGACCTACCTGCTTCCCCTCCTTGACGAGGTCTGCATCCGGCGGCCCGGTCCGGGCCGCCCTCGGAAGCGTCCGCCGATGGTGCGCGTAGATCGTGCGTACGGTGCACGGAAGTACCGTCAGCAACTGCGGAGCCGCAAGATCGTCTGTGTTTGTCCTGAACGCAAGGATGCCAAGAAAGCGCGGTTGAAGAAGGGCAGTCGTGGAGGTCGGCCCCTGAAATTCGACGCTGAAGCCGACAAGGGCCGCCAGGTGGTGGAATGCAACATCAATCGGCTCAAGGATTTTAGAGCACTCGCCACCCGCTACGAAAAACGTGGACATCAGTTTTTAGCCGTTGTACACGTTGCGTGCATTGTCCTCTGGCTCTGA
- a CDS encoding catalase: protein MKDDHRKQHGAQPSKAQPSDKLPTIQEATQPSGTRLTDNLGHAISDDQNSLRAGVRGPSLLEDFLLREKISHFDHERIPERVVHARGAGAHGTFRVYDNSLSEFTVAKVLTDPSRETPVFVRFSTVAGSRGSADTARDVHGFAVKFYTQEGNWDLVGNNIPPFFIQDAIKFPDLIHAVKPEPHREIPQAASAHDTFYDFVSLTPETLHTLMWVMSDRGIPRSFANMEGFGVHTFRLVNAEGQSHFVKFHWKPLAGIHSLVWDEAQELAGRDADFHRRNMWDSIEMGQPLEWELGLQIFSEAQAAQFDFDVLDATKLVPENLVPVKRVGKMTLDRNPDNYFSETEQVAFMPTNLVPGMDFSDDPLLQGRLFSYLDTQISRLGTPNWTELPINRPLAPVSNHQRDGQMRRAVNPGRVAYEPNSLGGGQPAEVPAAQGGFVTYPEALTGVKIRQRAESFADHYGQAQLFWNSMSSVEKMHIVRAQQFELGKVETREIRVKMIGHLRRINAVLGDQVAAGLGELELAGPLPTDAELTKLLAGATSQTTASGGVQQDAALGMVEHNTAPPSIKGRKVAILAADGVKAADIEAMKAVLKAQGAVAEVVGPHLGSLKGEGGAVAVDKTVLTTPSAVYDAVYLPGGAASLKVLGGMGDAVRFVAQAYKHGKPVAASPDAAALLQRAGLPTSAEQGVFELSGASTDGFLAGLAQHRFWNRSGDLIPA, encoded by the coding sequence ATGAAGGACGATCACAGGAAGCAGCACGGGGCCCAGCCCAGCAAAGCCCAACCCAGCGACAAGTTGCCGACCATTCAGGAGGCCACCCAGCCGTCCGGCACCCGTTTGACCGACAACCTCGGCCACGCCATCAGCGACGACCAGAACTCGCTCAGGGCGGGTGTGCGCGGCCCCAGCTTGCTGGAAGACTTTCTGCTGCGCGAGAAGATCAGCCACTTCGACCACGAGCGCATCCCCGAACGGGTGGTCCACGCGCGCGGCGCGGGGGCCCACGGCACCTTCAGGGTCTATGACAACTCGCTTTCCGAATTTACGGTGGCGAAGGTGCTGACCGATCCCAGCCGTGAGACGCCGGTGTTCGTGCGCTTTTCCACAGTGGCCGGGTCGCGCGGCTCGGCCGACACCGCCCGCGACGTGCACGGTTTTGCGGTCAAGTTTTATACCCAGGAAGGCAACTGGGACCTGGTGGGCAACAACATTCCGCCGTTTTTCATTCAGGACGCCATCAAGTTTCCCGACCTGATCCATGCTGTCAAGCCCGAGCCGCACCGCGAGATTCCGCAGGCGGCCAGTGCCCACGACACCTTTTACGATTTCGTGTCGTTGACGCCCGAAACGCTCCACACGCTGATGTGGGTAATGAGCGACCGGGGCATTCCGCGCTCGTTTGCCAACATGGAGGGTTTTGGCGTTCACACCTTCCGGCTCGTCAACGCCGAGGGCCAGTCGCACTTCGTCAAGTTCCACTGGAAGCCGCTGGCGGGCATTCACTCGCTGGTCTGGGACGAGGCGCAGGAACTGGCTGGGCGCGACGCTGACTTTCACCGCCGCAACATGTGGGACAGTATCGAGATGGGGCAGCCGCTGGAGTGGGAACTCGGCTTGCAGATTTTCAGTGAGGCCCAGGCCGCCCAGTTCGACTTCGATGTGCTCGACGCCACCAAGCTGGTTCCCGAAAATCTGGTGCCGGTCAAGCGGGTCGGCAAGATGACGCTGGACCGCAACCCCGACAACTACTTCTCCGAGACTGAGCAGGTCGCCTTCATGCCCACCAATCTGGTGCCGGGAATGGATTTCAGTGACGACCCCCTCTTGCAGGGTCGGCTGTTCTCGTACCTCGACACCCAGATCAGCCGCCTGGGTACGCCCAACTGGACCGAGCTGCCGATCAACCGCCCGCTCGCGCCGGTCTCGAATCATCAGCGCGACGGCCAGATGCGCCGGGCCGTCAATCCGGGCCGGGTCGCCTACGAACCCAACTCGCTGGGCGGTGGGCAACCGGCTGAAGTTCCGGCGGCCCAGGGCGGCTTCGTCACTTATCCGGAAGCGCTCACGGGCGTCAAGATTCGTCAGCGGGCCGAGAGCTTCGCCGACCACTACGGGCAGGCCCAACTGTTCTGGAATTCGATGTCGTCTGTCGAGAAGATGCACATCGTGAGGGCACAGCAGTTCGAGCTGGGCAAGGTCGAGACCCGCGAGATCCGGGTGAAGATGATCGGGCACCTGCGGCGCATCAACGCGGTGCTGGGCGATCAGGTGGCCGCCGGGCTGGGCGAGCTGGAGCTGGCCGGGCCGCTGCCCACCGACGCTGAGCTGACCAAGCTGCTCGCCGGGGCGACTTCCCAGACCACCGCTTCGGGCGGCGTGCAGCAGGACGCGGCCCTGGGCATGGTGGAACACAACACCGCGCCGCCCTCCATCAAGGGCCGTAAGGTGGCGATTCTGGCCGCTGACGGCGTGAAGGCCGCCGACATTGAGGCCATGAAAGCGGTGCTGAAGGCCCAGGGCGCGGTGGCCGAGGTGGTCGGCCCACACCTGGGAAGCCTGAAAGGAGAGGGAGGGGCGGTCGCGGTGGACAAGACCGTGTTGACTACACCCTCCGCCGTGTACGACGCGGTGTACCTGCCAGGCGGCGCGGCCAGCCTCAAGGTGCTGGGTGGCATGGGTGACGCCGTGCGCTTCGTGGCTCAGGCGTACAAGCACGGCAAGCCGGTGGCGGCCAGTCCTGACGCGGCGGCGCTACTCCAGCGGGCGGGCCTGCCGACCAGCGCCGAGCAGGGTGTCTTCGAGCTGTCCGGGGCGTCCACCGACGGGTTCCTGGCCGGGCTGGCCCAGCACCGCTTCTGGAACCGTTCCGGCGACCTTATTCCTGCTTAA
- a CDS encoding class I SAM-dependent RNA methyltransferase — protein sequence MKRHPSRHQLSHQTPPTPSAGPAPRRTPPTPEVLILDVEKVVAGGLGLARHAGGVVLVRGALGGEQVEAQVRTARGVRQGRLIRVLKPSPDRVEAPGLPTADLAHASYPAQLRIKRELVEEALARIAKLEHPVAETVASPRQWGYRNGAQYLITPSGLAYRERSGPGIWRLSGPDPLIMDAVQAVMARLDPQFLDPAQEIAFRGSRLSGEVVVTLIGPGEPRQYLRASDRLLDAGVVGVSLASPATQPAGRRFSAGVKLIAGEGVTLEQLGDVRVGLSASGFAQVNPEAAGLAYRLAAQLAGSGERATDLYGGSGAIGRHLARTFTQVVVLDTATEALKRGQRDVQRSGERNVVFRRTDADFAPGDSLPDADVIVVDPPRAGLSPEARHAIDANAARTLVYVSCDPATWARDVGDLVNRGWQLGEVVPHDFYPQTSHVEVISRLTRR from the coding sequence ATGAAGCGTCACCCCAGCCGCCATCAGCTTAGCCACCAGACTCCACCCACTCCCTCAGCCGGGCCAGCCCCGCGCCGCACCCCGCCCACCCCCGAAGTCCTCATTCTCGATGTCGAGAAGGTCGTGGCGGGCGGCCTGGGCCTGGCCCGGCACGCGGGCGGCGTGGTGCTGGTGCGCGGCGCGCTGGGCGGCGAGCAGGTCGAGGCCCAGGTCAGGACAGCGCGGGGAGTGCGCCAGGGCCGCCTCATTCGGGTGCTGAAGCCCAGCCCTGACCGGGTCGAGGCCCCCGGGTTGCCCACCGCTGACCTGGCCCACGCCAGCTACCCGGCCCAGCTCCGCATCAAGCGCGAACTCGTCGAGGAGGCTCTGGCGCGCATCGCCAAGCTGGAACATCCGGTGGCCGAGACGGTGGCGAGTCCCCGGCAGTGGGGCTACCGCAACGGCGCGCAGTACCTGATCACTCCCAGCGGCCTGGCCTACCGCGAGCGCAGCGGGCCAGGCATCTGGCGGCTCAGCGGCCCCGACCCGCTGATCATGGACGCGGTGCAGGCGGTCATGGCGCGGCTCGATCCCCAGTTCCTCGACCCGGCCCAGGAAATCGCCTTCCGGGGCAGCCGCCTGAGCGGTGAGGTGGTCGTCACCCTGATCGGCCCCGGCGAGCCGCGCCAGTACCTGCGGGCCTCAGACCGTCTGCTCGACGCGGGCGTGGTCGGGGTGTCGCTGGCCAGCCCGGCCACCCAACCAGCGGGGCGGCGCTTCTCGGCGGGCGTCAAGCTGATCGCCGGGGAGGGCGTCACCCTGGAGCAGCTCGGCGACGTGCGGGTGGGTCTGTCGGCCTCCGGCTTCGCGCAGGTCAACCCCGAGGCGGCGGGGCTGGCCTACCGGCTGGCGGCGCAACTGGCTGGCAGCGGCGAGCGGGCCACCGACCTCTACGGCGGCAGCGGCGCGATTGGCCGCCACCTGGCGCGCACATTCACTCAGGTGGTGGTGCTCGATACCGCTACCGAGGCCCTCAAGCGCGGTCAGCGCGACGTGCAGCGCAGCGGTGAGCGTAACGTGGTGTTTCGCCGCACTGACGCCGACTTCGCTCCCGGCGACTCACTTCCCGACGCCGACGTGATCGTGGTCGATCCTCCACGCGCGGGGCTGAGCCCGGAAGCCCGCCACGCCATCGACGCCAACGCCGCCCGGACGCTGGTGTATGTGTCGTGCGATCCGGCCACCTGGGCGCGCGACGTGGGTGATCTGGTGAACCGGGGCTGGCAACTCGGCGAGGTCGTGCCGCACGATTTCTACCCCCAGACCAGCCACGTGGAGGTGATCAGCCGCCTGACCCGGCGCTGA
- a CDS encoding Cof-type HAD-IIB family hydrolase has translation MFRLVATDLDGTLLSSAGEVSGRSRTALLGVQAAGGVVVLITGRPSRTVLPLAGELGLSGHVICSNGAAIHRLSDGGVEVLWALSPEVLRRAVPVLRAACPDLGLALEWGTDMQAEVAYRAAPDSVGDVLDVLDDGPPVLKVIACSATLSPLELCDLINDRCGQDVHASTSGAPFAEIAARGVHKSAALSRLCAALGIQATEVIAFGDAPNDLPLLAWAGRGVAVANADAEVKALAQELTLSNDQDGVAAVLERLLAAGEFSAGSGG, from the coding sequence ATGTTCCGACTGGTTGCCACCGATCTGGACGGCACGCTGCTGAGTAGCGCGGGCGAGGTCAGTGGGCGCAGCCGCACTGCGCTTTTGGGCGTGCAGGCGGCGGGCGGCGTGGTGGTGCTGATCACCGGGCGGCCCTCGCGGACGGTGTTGCCGCTGGCGGGCGAACTCGGCCTGAGTGGTCACGTCATTTGCAGCAACGGCGCGGCCATCCACCGCCTCTCCGACGGCGGCGTGGAGGTGCTCTGGGCGTTGTCGCCCGAAGTCTTGCGCCGCGCCGTGCCGGTGCTGCGCGCCGCCTGTCCCGACCTCGGCCTGGCACTGGAATGGGGAACAGACATGCAGGCCGAAGTCGCCTACCGCGCCGCGCCGGACAGTGTGGGCGACGTGCTGGACGTGCTGGACGACGGTCCTCCGGTGCTGAAGGTGATCGCCTGCTCGGCCACCCTGTCCCCCCTGGAACTCTGCGACCTGATCAATGACCGCTGCGGCCAGGATGTACACGCCTCCACCAGCGGTGCACCCTTCGCTGAGATCGCGGCGCGGGGCGTGCATAAAAGTGCGGCGCTCTCGCGGCTGTGTGCTGCGCTGGGCATTCAGGCCACCGAGGTGATTGCCTTTGGGGACGCGCCCAACGATCTGCCGCTGCTGGCCTGGGCCGGGCGCGGGGTGGCCGTCGCCAATGCCGACGCCGAGGTCAAGGCGCTGGCGCAAGAGCTGACCCTCAGCAATGACCAGGACGGCGTGGCGGCGGTGCTGGAGCGCTTGCTGGCGGCAGGAGAATTCAGCGCCGGGTCAGGCGGCTGA
- a CDS encoding 4'-phosphopantetheinyl transferase superfamily protein: protein MIVAIGHDLVEVERIRGLLTREGHRLGKLFTETELDYCQSLADPVPSFAARFAAKEAFQKVWPRPHGWRDVWVERPRTPGGPFPYAPPLLGFAPGIASEMQRLGWVAHLTLTHTREHASAVVLLEAR from the coding sequence GTGATCGTGGCCATCGGGCATGATCTGGTGGAAGTGGAGCGCATCCGGGGCTTACTGACGCGCGAAGGCCACCGCCTCGGCAAGCTGTTCACCGAGACCGAACTCGATTATTGCCAGTCACTCGCCGACCCGGTGCCGAGTTTCGCCGCCCGCTTCGCTGCCAAGGAAGCCTTCCAGAAGGTCTGGCCGCGCCCGCACGGCTGGCGCGACGTGTGGGTGGAGCGCCCCCGCACGCCCGGCGGTCCCTTTCCCTACGCACCGCCGCTGCTGGGCTTTGCGCCGGGCATCGCTTCTGAGATGCAGCGCCTCGGCTGGGTGGCCCACCTGACCCTGACCCACACCCGGGAGCACGCCTCAGCCGTGGTGCTGCTGGAAGCCCGCTGA
- a CDS encoding NAD(P)-dependent oxidoreductase, translated as MRVLIPDLPEFRDIKIPGIEPAYYRADHLPDGDFVGVVAWGLPRALRSRVLARPGLKWVLTLTAGIDGWPDVLPPGTALYNAHELHDAAVAQHAAATLLAAGRGLIRFAQARHWERRTAESRPLWTLKGRQVVVWGYGHIGRELDRLLAPFGAHLTGLRSHSTPQEIGAALKEADDLVLLLPLTGATRQIVDHDVLQQLKPGAWLYNLGRGELVDPAALLAALDSNHLGGAVLDVTDPEPLPDGDPLWGRPNVLITPHIASTTDDMSQRAADYAAGVLAQLARGEEPQNKVELGKGY; from the coding sequence ATGCGCGTACTGATTCCTGATCTGCCTGAATTTCGCGACATCAAGATACCGGGCATCGAACCGGCCTATTACCGCGCTGACCACCTGCCGGACGGCGACTTCGTGGGGGTGGTGGCCTGGGGCCTGCCCAGAGCGCTGCGCTCGCGGGTGCTGGCCCGCCCCGGCCTGAAGTGGGTACTGACCCTCACCGCCGGAATCGACGGCTGGCCCGACGTGCTGCCGCCGGGCACGGCCCTCTACAACGCCCACGAACTGCACGACGCGGCGGTGGCCCAGCACGCGGCGGCGACGCTGCTGGCGGCCGGGCGCGGGCTGATCCGCTTTGCCCAGGCCCGGCACTGGGAGCGCCGCACCGCTGAGAGCAGACCGCTGTGGACCTTGAAAGGCAGGCAGGTGGTGGTGTGGGGGTACGGCCATATCGGGCGCGAGCTGGACCGCCTGTTGGCCCCCTTCGGCGCGCACCTGACCGGGCTGCGCTCCCACTCCACGCCGCAGGAAATTGGGGCCGCACTCAAGGAGGCTGACGATCTGGTGCTGTTGCTGCCGCTGACTGGGGCCACCCGGCAGATCGTGGACCATGACGTGTTGCAGCAGCTCAAGCCCGGCGCGTGGCTCTACAACCTGGGGCGCGGCGAACTGGTCGATCCAGCGGCACTGCTGGCGGCCCTCGACAGCAACCACCTGGGCGGCGCGGTGCTCGACGTGACCGACCCGGAGCCGCTGCCAGACGGCGATCCGCTGTGGGGCCGCCCAAATGTGCTGATCACGCCGCACATCGCCAGCACCACCGACGACATGTCGCAGCGGGCCGCCGATTACGCCGCCGGGGTGCTGGCCCAGCTTGCGCGCGGCGAGGAGCCGCAGAATAAAGTCGAGCTGGGGAAGGGCTACTAG
- a CDS encoding GNAT family N-acetyltransferase, whose protein sequence is MVSERVGPTWGRVMLKPLLDMNNAEWRTLYSYFRDRELADWNGAQPIRLPEWLFRKVMQDEERSGERHGFGIMNEELHLIGSIELYDLRPSPPARPTTATLGVMIGERRLWGEGYGREAVQATLQWAFQVCDPALRRVRLTTFSHNRRAQRAFAASGFREVSRSERPGRTDVHMEVTSEDWHARTDS, encoded by the coding sequence ATGGTGAGCGAGCGAGTGGGGCCGACATGGGGACGGGTGATGCTCAAACCGCTCCTCGATATGAACAACGCCGAGTGGCGCACCCTCTACAGCTATTTTCGGGACCGCGAACTGGCCGACTGGAACGGCGCGCAACCGATCCGGCTGCCGGAGTGGCTGTTTCGCAAGGTGATGCAGGACGAGGAGCGCAGCGGCGAGCGCCACGGCTTCGGCATCATGAATGAAGAACTGCACCTGATCGGCAGCATCGAACTCTACGACCTGCGCCCCTCACCGCCCGCCCGCCCGACGACGGCCACCCTCGGCGTCATGATCGGTGAGCGGCGGCTGTGGGGCGAGGGCTACGGGCGCGAGGCGGTGCAGGCCACCTTGCAGTGGGCTTTTCAGGTGTGCGACCCGGCGCTGAGGCGCGTTCGCCTGACCACCTTCTCGCACAACCGCCGTGCCCAGCGGGCCTTTGCCGCTTCGGGCTTTCGTGAAGTGAGCCGCAGTGAGCGCCCTGGCCGCACAGACGTGCATATGGAAGTGACCTCGGAGGACTGGCATGCGCGTACTGATTCCTGA